Sequence from the Amaranthus tricolor cultivar Red isolate AtriRed21 chromosome 1, ASM2621246v1, whole genome shotgun sequence genome:
TCATggccactcgtgtggacacgggacaccCATAAGCTCGGGCCCACAACCCACGGGTCAAGAGCGTTAACTTGCTAATACACTTGGTAtggttcattgtttcccaaaaccatatggtagtaggaagattagctcacccaatatatatgcaagtcaataACCCACTGTTTTATGGATGTGAGATCTtatctcacatgtgaagtatttctaaTAATTGTATGTGTGATTATAATGCTACCGATTGTTCCTAGCAGAGAAAGCAAGACAAACAGCGAAAGATAGAAGAAAAGAGGGTATACCTGCAACTGCATGAAGCAAATGAAGCCCTGGTTCATATATGGAAGGATGGTTGTAGCACTATCGGGCCTCGAGACAAATTACTAAAAGGAAACCAAGTTACTTGCACATTTCCAGCGTGCAAGGGGATCGAAATGTTAGTCCGTCATTTTTTCAGCTGTAAGACTCGGGTTCCAGGCGGGTGTGGTCACTGCAAACGTATGTGGAAACTTCTTGAACTTCATTCGTGCATGTGTGATATGCCCGACTCTTGCAATGTTCCGCTCTGTCGGTAAGCATCATATGTAGCAAATCATTAGTGTAATGTAGTCTCAACTTCAAAAAGACCGAAAATGTTGGCCTAAGTGttttcttgttcttcattttcaGGCATTTCAAGGAAAAGATGAGGCAACAGAGTAAGAACGACGAGACAAAGTGGAAACTATTGGTAAGAAAAGTGATGGAAGCGAAGAGATCGCAGGCTCCCTTTGCAGCTCGGCTTTCAGATTTACCTTAACCGATAGCCATTATATAATTCTCGATGTAAATTGGAAAAAATGTTTATTGATAGGCCTCCAAGTTTTACATAGTGAGGCGGGTGGGTTGAGAAAATTAGAGACTTGTGAATATTAGAAACATGAAGGGTTAATAATTCATTTGTATTAGGATCATATCTGAATAAATGGAATGTTAGCTCTGAAAACTTGTCGATATTCCTTTAGCTAGCTGTTGATCCTTCCTGCTTGTATGagcattttaaaattatcaagagGAAACCGAAACCTGTTCATTACATGATTTTAGTAGCATTTTCATGATTTGTAGAGATTGAATTGCAAGGTAATGCTAAGGAATTCAAAACTCATCGATGACTTATGTCCAAAATGGTTTATTGTTTGATCAATCAATGTGATTTAAACAGGagataaaaaagaaataaatcagAGTGGAATTCAAAAAATACCCTGATGAAACTACTTACAACCTAATCAATCTTCCGACTAGGgatgaagattaaaattatttggatTTCGCACTATATTTGCCTTAATTAGAGCATGTATATAAATTTGGAGGATAGTGGTGGATATGAATATGAAATTTCATACCACCATAGGTAGTGGGTAGATGGTGGACATGAGATCTTATCCAACCCATACCCACCTGCCTCGCCCAATAGTCACTTGTTTTATATCAATGTActaatttacattatatttttatatgatttaaacaaaattagatatacaattaaatttgtaaatatttaTAAAGTATAAGTAATGTGGACTTAGACTGAATGTGAGGGGGTATAAAACAGACACTATCATGAGTATACCCAATTAGCCATAACGGATGGAAATGAGTTTGAACGCATATCTAAGTAAGCAGGCATGGGTATAAAAATTTTACCCGCCATGGATGATAGATAAGTGGTGGGTATGAAAACTTTTTGTGGGTATGGATATGGGGAAGGAAATACATCCATCCGTTCATTTTGAAATCCCTACTCTCGACCTGGGTTTCAGTTTTCAGAAATTACACTGGCCCTTCCCTGCATTTTTGGTGGATCAAAAAAACAATGCTCCAACTATGCTATGCAATAAGCTACTCttgtaaaaaaaaactacatcACTGCATGGGCAGGTCTTACACTTGATAAACAAAAAGTGTGGAAAAAATTGAATTCGCTCAGGAGTAACATTTAAATTCACTCTTCATATCAAAGTGCTCGTTACATACAAATAGTCTAGAATGGGAAGGAAACAGGTTCAGTCGTAAAACGTCCTGCCCCAGTTAAGAGCACGTTTGAATATGTCGGAATGAATTACACGCTAACAAGTTGCTCCGACCGAAGAGTTATGTTCCATCGGCAAGTGTCCTCTTTGTCGTACTGATATAGAGCACTGCATACCAAAAGGATAACAGATACCGataattgttaatattttttggaaaatttacctagaataatcaaaCCTATtcgtgattttcctataataataccatctattaattaactatgaataatcccaactttaaagggtattttcctagagtaaacttggataATCCGATGACctataattcacaaaaaaaataaattgaaaattaatttgaaattaaagaaaaaatttgaaattttacataaaaatcataaatttttgtgaaaatttttttaacatttttttctgacattttattttaatttatcttttttttaaaaaaaaataaaacttgctaaaTTGAGTCATTCGATCACCGGGtgtactctaggaaaatactctTCAAAgtaagttgagattattcgtggctaatcaatagatgagattattgtgggaaaatcatgaataagttgaattattcaagataatttttcctattttttcaAGTACATGTACAACTAGGCAAAAATAAATGAGTATTGCTTTCAGCAACTACCGTTATTTCCTCGAATAAATGCATCCCCATATTTATTTTTCAGCTGGCCATTAACATACTCTTCTGTTTGCTCCATTGCAATGTTCATGTAGCCGTCCAGGCAAGCTAAAATTCCTGTAGATAGAAATTACTTgatataagacaaaaaattgaAGAGCCTATTGGACTTATCACACTATCTTACTGACACATTCCTTTTTTCCATGCCTTCTTAGGTCATGCTTGTATTGGGagtaaatatttatgaaaaaataaaagtcaaactaagaaaataaagttGGAGTTTAAGacaatattattgttttcaaagaTTAGAAATAGTTGTAAAGTGGTGGAGAAAAAAAAATCGAAGAATAAAACCCTTTATTTTGTGTAAATATTTACCCTAGTGGAATAAGGGAAAATTTTTTCCTCCTCCCCAAAATAAGATTGATCATCTTCCTTTaatcttcatcttcctcctaacattatattttttatccttCATCTCCCCTTTTAAATTCATTTCTACTTACATTTATTTGCatagtttgactttattttccGCTTAAAAACATAATGACCATGCCTTTAGCATGATTGAATTTTTTTCTAAAGTAAATTATAATGAAACCCCTCCCTGAGCGTTTAATTCCCCAGTAGTTTCTTGACAGAAAGCATCAAGTTTCTTCCAACACTAAACTTCTAGATAATGCCAACATTCATACCCACGAATCACGATTTGGTTCGCTCGGTCATGTACAATTCTCAAACATTAAAactccttaaaaaaaaaagtgaaagtagttaagattttttctttttttctttttggaattGTAGTTGACATATCGTTTttctattttgaattttttgtttaGCTTGTGACTCTATTTTATCCCTAGTTGtttgataatttaaataaaatgatatgaaaatctctaaaaaataaaatgcacGACTCATCAACCTAAAAATTGAACCAAACAACTCAAGCGACCGAACAACATATATGTCAACTAGTGAATCGCGAATTTGAATCCATATATCAAATCAAACTAAATCGTGTATTGTGTGTCATTGAGCGTGTCATTCACAGGGTGGGTCATTATTGAATTTGATTATAATGGCTCATTAGAGAGTCTAGCATGTTAATAATGAGTCAAAATATACTCATTCATGGGCCAAACATCATGTAGCTTTATCTCAAATACAATTGTTGAACATAAGAGGAGAGAGAGAATACTCACATAGAGAAAAAGATCAAGAAGGTATTAACAATGGCAAAAGAGCAAAAAGGAGAGCAAAAACACATAGAAGAAAGCATCACAATATTTGTAGGTCAACTTCCTTACATTAGCAATATATGGATAAAGCTACAGAAGCCTCTGGAGGTCTTGAAAATTTCACTTTCCTCAAATTCTACAAATAGCTTTTTTTGttcaattatgttttttttgggttatttgattgaGGATTTTTGACAAAGCTAGCTAATTTTGGTAGACCTAAATTCAAATTTGTGTTATTTCTTGTTTTGTGGTGCTTTTGATGgtgatttattttttcaaaaaaaattttcctCTTGATCATTTTTCTCAACTCCATTATAAAATTCTTTTCTATATGCACCAACtgatctttttcattttctaattttgtattttcaatGATAAACGTCATAGAAACCatagtaatttattttctttcaattgTATGGTCGTTTGGTACTGCAAATATTGCAATAAATGGTGTAATTTCATCTTTAGGATGAGATTGCTTAAACAATCCATCAATTTTGCCTAAAACTATATGGTGAACTAACTAGGTTAATATAACACCACCAACAaccaaaaaattcatttttcaacCCACATTTGACCCCCACGCGCCCCGTCCCTACTCAGTACCACACGCCCATTAACCACTTGGTCCACTTCTATATGCAATATCCGGCTTGTGAttacaaagaggttgtttccaacTAGTTCTTGATAGCAACATCATGTGTGCTTATTTATGTGAAGAAATGTAAATAATATTTGCAATCAAATGTCAatcgaaaaaaaatatttattgttaCAAGATAAAGTAGTGTACATGAGACCCCCAAAGCGCCCCAAGGAAGCCACTTGGTACTTTGGAATGGAGTAACGATACGTTCTAATTGTATTTTACACTTGGTTCTAAAAAGCACGCCTCCTAGGTATGAGGCACACCAAGGTGCCCGGAAACACGCCTCAAAGACTCAAGGCGCGGCGCAATATAAGAGGCGCACACCTGATTTCAAtcgcttttctttttttctattttctttcttctctctctttctctctctgtTTGTTTgtattatcatttaattttgtGTGTGCTTGTCTTGACATCAATGTATAATGATTTACTTTTTGAACATTCATCAAATCCAACTGCATCTTCGTAATCTTTGAATCCCGCAAGAGAATATGATCAACTCAAAACTATATTATTTTGTGACTTAATGTGCTAAAGTAACATTTATCTAACCAGTATGTTGTATTAATATGAATTTCATATTGTTTTaagtattatatatgttttaaatttattttgaagccTTTTAGCGAAATTATACGTCTCAAATACAAAAACTCCGTGCCttacgctaaaaaaaaccttttgtGCCACGGTGCGCCTCGCGCCATTTAAAACTAAGATTTTACACAAATGTTAAGTCTAAATACTACCAAATCCATGCGCATCACCATTTCCTATTTCTAGAATGCACTACAACCATTGTTAAAATCACGATCTAGATCGTAGAATTGAACAATTCTAAGACCTAGATCAAACCCGGTGACTAGGATCATTAGTGGAATCGGAATCAAGTGGGATCATTGGTGGGATTGTTAGAATCGACTAGGATCAGCTGGGATCGCGATTCTATAACGATCCCAACGATCCTACTCCTTCCAAGTGGAATTATTTGAATCAGCTAGGATCGACTAGAGTCAAGTGGGATTGTTGGTGGGATCGTTGGTGGGATCGTTAGAATCGGTAGAATCAAGTGGAATCGTTGGTGGGATAGTTAGAATCGGCTAGGATCGTTAGTTCAAAActactaattaaattttttgcTAGTATCTTTGGTCTTTTATGCATACTATGGTTTAATATTATATCCTTATATGTATGtgctctaaatatattatgtgtagtgtatatcttatatatgttttgatatttctttaagaacaaagaaaaaagagcattaaaaagtaagatttatatgtattttaaaattaaagaaaaatcttAAGAAAATGTATggattttaatgcttttttatattaaaaatgatcaaaaataaACATAGACATAATACAACTTGTTATTTCTGCAAATTTGTACGATTGCACGATCCTATGATTCAATTCTACGACTCGATTCCACCTGTTAATTTCGATCCTACGTAGAATCCAGATCCTGACAATCTTGATTACAACCAATAAACTTGAAATATATCAAGAGAATTCATCAATCCAATATCAAGATAACTATAAACGTATACTAACCTTCCCTAATGGTATGACATGTAAACATTAAGACAGAAGTTGAGAGAATATTACAACATCATATCCATAATATAGAAACGAGCCAAAAGCAAGTGGTCATCCTCAATTTcctatatatatgaatatgaaGCAGCATTAATGAATTTTGATcagaaataataaacaatatttcTAGACTTATCTTTACTCCAAAATACCAATTAATTTGCGCTCCAATATGTTCTTGgagttaaataaaaataattccaaATTGGTTACACCTTAGATGTAAATTTCACCTCAACATGAACCTCAATAGATCAAAAGCTATCACGACAAGAACACTTAAACTCACTTCTTATATCACATATTTATAGCAAAGATTAAACTATGTCACCACTCTACATAGATCAAAAACAAACTTTGGTTTTCTATATCAAGATTCCCAATTCAAATAAACTGCTCAGATCTAATACTTCTACCCTAAAAGCAAGAAGTCTAGAATAACCTAAATAATCCCTCTTATTTTAATCAagtgtcccatttgattttgcaCGCATGAATTAATTCCTTAACTCTGATtgtgcaaaattaaaaaattaaaaaaagttgatattCATAGAATTTATATTgcgacaaatcaaacaagagtAACTTATGAATtgtgtcaaaaaaaaaatgggacatttgattagaataggagGGTGTATAACAAATAAGAAAGCCAAAATGTGAAACTCATAAAGTGGCTACTATGCTACATCTTaagaattaataagaattttgttaaaaaaaaaaaggttacaAAATCACAAAGGATCatttatcaataaataaatacaattatGTGAATTTGATCAAAGAATTTAATCCATAGTGCTGGGATTGAAGTATTGACATTGTTGTAGGTTAAAGAACTTACAATACCATCCTCTTTACATCCTAACATAACAAAATACCTCATCAACTAGTACTATATGAGCTATGGAGAATTTTCTTACCTAGAAAAATTCAATAAACATTTTTTCACTAAAATCATGCATAACTTAGTGTTTTCAAAGAACTAACAGCTATATGGTTGTTTGTATTAAATGGTGTAATGGAAAATTGGTAAATTGCATGTACTATGTTAtttcattctcatgataatGAAGCACTCATTCTAAAACATGTGTTTTTCTTCACATTTTTCCATTACCacatattaactttttttaaaatttgtaatgaacaagaatgaactTTGTAAAGAAAGAGATTATAGTAAAACAAAAGTTATCATAaacattataaattaatttatcaagCCAAATTGCATTAAATTTTCTTTACTATTCTCACCATTTGATATTAACAACCAAATGGGACATAAAGCAGTCACAAGCCTTAATTTCTTCAAAGCATAATTGTCGTATTAACAATGGTCATTTGAGTTGATCTCAACAAAGATTGCAACTATGCAAGTAAATATTaggaaatttttttcaaaagtttgaAGCTATTAGGAAATTAAATTAGAGGGTATAGCTATCAGTTTCAAAATCTTTACGCACTAAGAAACAGAATATGGAAAAAAGCTGAACTACCACTGACAAATTGGCTGCATACATCCCACATGATCTCCAGAACATCTCATTTCCAAATTCGAGATAGTATGTAAACTAGAAAGAAGGCTCCAGAACGTTCAGCTTTAATcattaatatcaaaatattgGTCCTTCTGTCCTCAAAACAATGtcattgtttcttttattaGGTGTTCCATAAAGAGTCTCAATTTCTTGAGCAAAACAAGCACCAGTATCCTATCCCTCCCATACATAACATCCACATTTGTCCACCTGATTCCCTATTAACAATCTTTGAACTTCTAAAGTCTACAACCATTCATGCCTCAGTTAACTACACTTTCTATAACCCTGTTGTGTCAAACTCCAAATCACACGTTGATGGAGGTGAGTTCGATCACCTCGTTACTTACTCTTTGGCTTGCACGTTTGAGAACGAAGTTGTGAGTGTAAAGAAGTATGGGAGCTTATGTTTTGGGTCACTTAATGAAGtgattaatgatgatgatttgataTGCCTTGATGAAGGCAAGAATCAAGTAATGAGGTGCTCGACCAGACGAGCTAGGTGGAACCAGTCGAGCAATGGTTCGAGCAAAGCATCAGAGAAAATCCAGTGAGCACTGGACAGCCGCTTGACCAGTCGAGCTTAGCATGCTCAATCGAGCGAAATGCAACACGTGAAAACAGAATGTTTCTGTTTTATTCACGGTTCTTTGTGGGCTTTTGAGGGATTGTCTTAAGGCACCCAAATATGTCATGGGACTATATAAGGGGTCGTTCATTAGGGTTTAAAGAGAGAGTCTAAtacttatagagttatagttaaCTAGGGTTTTAGCCAAGAGAGTTCACTCTACTTGTATTAGGGCATTTGAGAGAGATTGACATCAGAGGTTCGATCTTTGCTTTGAGAGGTTGTTCTTAAAGCTTGTAAGGTGAGTTATTAATGCAttgttgagtatattaatgataagatacttgttttgagggggaggtatcctttAGATACCTCATACATCATGTGTTTTTGGTTCTCCATTGTTGTGCTctgtttttcttgtttttctttgcatttgttttatgtttgtttcttcaccattgccatagcccattcacaacaaacccaaatttaaaataaaatttcaatttcaaactcaaacCAAAATCTACACTCTGACATCAGTCAAATTAATTCCATTGTAAAAATTTAACATATCAACAAAATTTATTGCACTCAAAAGTATACTAGATTAACAAAATTTGTTATAGGTACATTAAGACACTGGCATCACAGCAATCAACAAAAAAACAGACATTGTAACAAATttcacaaaacaaaagaaatgctCTGGAATAATCCATTATCAgacaaaaaagaataaaaagattGGAAAATAGAGAAAATTACCACGATAATCAACACCGGAGTTGAGTTTAACAACAACGGGGCGACCTCGAATGGATTTGAGAAAATCTGCAGGGGTTTTGGTGTTTCCCGATCCTTTATCACCTCCAGTACTCATCTCTTTATCTCACTGTAAAGCCAAAAATTAGGGCTTGTCGAAGATTCATGGTGAAACGTCAAAATGATTGGGAAGATATTGACGCATTAATAAACGGAGAATTACCTGGGATGTTCGTCTGATAGAAATTAGAATTCAAGTGTGATGAAATCGTTCGAAGTGGAAAATGAAAGGGGATGTAAGATTCGTGACTCGTGAGATTACAATAAAGCAAAAAAAGTTAAGCCCGCCAAAAAGCCTACTTAACACTTTAATTAGAAAAACTAAGGAGTAGTATTGAAACCTAAGTTTAGATTTTTCTACACGCTAactaggggtgtttggtatgtgGGATCAGAGGCTGAGTTTAGAAAAATTCGGATGAATTTCGAAAGCATCTGCCTTGAAATTAGACGCACCAAAAGAAATAAACAagcaataaaacataataaagaaGAGGTATCAACAGCCTTGTAACAAAAATCTCGGCGGTATGATCATCACCTAATCCTCCGTCAACAAACTAAGCATAGATCGTGGTTCCCATGTAAACACTTAGGTTTTCAAAACATAATCAAACTTTACAAGTCATTCAAGTTAGAATAACGAAATATGAAAGATCGTACGAACTAAACCTTTTCAATGGAACGAGTTACATCAAAAAGAGTGCATGTGCCTCAAACCAAAAACGTAAAccatttaaatgaaaagaaactaCGTATAgcgtcaaaaaaaaaatagtattgcACACTTCAAGGTTCTCACTCATTTCCCCCCGTATGCAATGCAAAGAATCTCCATAACTTGCAAGATCTATCTATGATATCCCTATTGCTCAACGTAAGATCGTAGACCAACATGTCATAACAGGGCCATCAAAGACGAGCCATCAACAAAaacagtacacgtcagtaactaacaacatgttatatatatataaccagcAATTAATATCAACATAACAAGATAAGGGAGACATTCTACTATGTCAGTATCAACTCCAACTACTTCTCGTTTCAAATTACTtctcaatgccttcaccattttccatctcttatttgatttaataaatTCTCTTATGTGACAAGAGGCCAttagggtttgcaagacccacatgaTAACACCTCAGCCAAGGACGATGACGGCCATGCCCACacccaatggcaaagtatgatcatacccccgtGCAGCGACCATATACAGATGATCTATGCCTTCGAGAACTAAATTGATAACAAGATTTTCACAGTCGTCTATGCTAAACCTTGAACCAAACAATACTTATAACAACCTACGCACTACACAAGTATAGTGGGGTAggtgtaacatctcggaataactcggatcgtttgaaaagagaagacgacctttttaaagaaaggtaaatatagtccgagtcaaaccaggatgttagaaggcagttataaaacggatttgaaatcaaggaaagcttgcggatcgagttctattagtgttattataaactactagatataagaaattcttagcagcagACAAGAACgaaaaaattaaatctacttattacaactt
This genomic interval carries:
- the LOC130806760 gene encoding sm-like protein LSM36B translates to MSTGGDKGSGNTKTPADFLKSIRGRPVVVKLNSGVDYRGILACLDGYMNIAMEQTEEYVNGQLKNKYGDAFIRGNNVLYISTTKRTLADGT